A stretch of DNA from Spirosoma endbachense:
AGCACAATCGATTATGGCTTTGGCCTGAACATGCCCCGCGAAGTTTATCTGAATCACTGGTCAACCTCTAATCCGAACGCCAAATACCCAATTATTAGCAACAGTGTTAATGCACGGGTTTCGAATCGATATATAGAAGACGGGTCTTTCGTCCGGCTTAAAAACATACAGTTAGCCTATAATTTCCCGCTTCAGAATTGGGGTGTCAAATGGGTGCGAACAGTCCAGCTGTATGCCAGTGGACAAAATTTGCTGACCCTGACGAAGTATTCCTGGTGGGACCCCGAAGTGAATTCAAAAGGGGATGCTAACTCGACGACACAGGGGGTAGACTCCTACAGTTACCCCGTTGCGAAAACGATCACGTTTGGTCTTCGTGCCGGCTTTTAGCGAAGCCCAAGTTCTCATTCCCATTCGAAAAACTCATTCTCCTGATTAGCTACTACAATGAAAATGTCCCTTATAAATCGGCCCAAACAGCCTCTCGATGGTAAGCGCTGGGGTATTCTCGGGGTCTTCTGCCTTAGTCTTTTTTCTTCCTGTGAGCAATCACTCATTGAAGAACCAAAATCACTGGTTGTGGAATCCTTTTTCAACACCGCCACGGAAGTTGAAACGGCTACGAATTTGATTTACTCCCCTTTGCGGAGCAACAATTATGCGGTTTACGAAGCAACCCTAGAATGCCAGTCCGATTATGCGAACGGTCGGGGAAGCTGGGCCCCACTTCACGTTTTTCAGGGTTTGGATGATGCCAATATTACGCGCGTGTCCGATCTGTGGAGGGCCTTTTATCTAAGCATTCGCAATGCCAATCTGGTCATCAAAAATGCACCCACCGGTAAGTCGATCAGTAAAGCGGATGTTACCAAATATGTAGCGGAAGCAAAGTTTATGCGGGCGTTCAATTATTTTCAGCTGGTGCGCAACTGGGCGGGTGTGCCGCTCCGTACAGAAAGCACAATGGATGCCATCGACCTGAAAAGAAATACCGCTGATGAGGTCTATAATTTGATTATCGCCGACCTCACCGAAGCCGAAACAAATCTTCCCGATAATCCGGCTGTAGCAGGAAGACCCACCAAATGGGCGGCCAAAACCTTGCTGGCCGATGTGTATTTAACCCTTGGCAAGTTTGCGGAATCACGAGACAAAGCCGATGAAGTGATTAAATCCAATAAATTTTCGTTTGTGTCCACGACCACAAAAACTGATTTTCAGACTAAAGTTTGGGGGCCTGACTTAGTATCGACTACCGAAGAGATTTTTTACCTGAAATACGCCCGTCAGGTCAACCAGGGCAATTACATGCTCTGGATAAGCAATCATCCAGACACGAAGCTGTTCAATTTCGGAGGAGCTTACGTACTTTATCTTGATGTGACGAGTGCCTATTATAAAGCCTGGAATCCGAACGACCTTCGGAAAGGACTGTGGGATTTGATAAACTTTGGTTTGGGAGCCAATACACTTGTTAGTTCAAAATTTGCCGATCAACTTGCTGTCTCTCAGTCGGGTGCAGGTAATGATGATCCCGTTTACGGGTACTCGGATGTATTGCTGATCTATGCAGAGGCTTCGAGTAGAGCCGGTAACGGACCTACGGCAGCGGGTATGGAAGCATTGAACAAGGTGCACCGCCGGGCCTATGGGAAGGCTCCTGCCGTTGCTTCATCGATCGACTTCAACCTGGCCGATTACAACGCTGCCACGTTTCTGGATTTAGTGTTAACCGAACGGAGCTATGAATTTCAATTGGGTGGGAAGCGCTGGCTGGATCTCAAACGAACGGGCAAAGTAAAGGAGGCTATTCTGGCCGCAACGGGGAAAACGGTTGCTGATAAACACCTCCTGTGGCCAATTCCGGTTTCAGAAATGAATTACAACAAAGGCCTTGATCCAACAAAGGATCAGAATCCCGGCTATTAAGCACCTATCCATTTTTGACTAGTCAAACGAACTGTTATGGAAAGAAGATCAGCTCTTGCAACGCTGGGCGCTATGTCGCTGGGTGCTGCCTCTCCTACATTAGCAACGGGTGAAATCCTGAAAGAACCCTATAAGCTCACGAAGCAAACTCTAAAAGCCGACATTCTGGTTATTGGTGGTGGAACGGCGGGCGTGGTGGCAGCCATTCAGGCAGGGCGGGCCGGGCGCAAAACAATCCTTGTGGAGAACGGTAGCCAGCTTGGCGGAACCACCACCACGGGCGGAGTGGCTTTCCCCGGTATTTTTTTCGCCTGGGGCAAGCAGATTATCAGCGGAATCGGCTGGGAAATGGTGCAGGAAGCCGTAGCCCTCAATGATGATACATTACCTAATTTTTCGATTCCTCATGGCAAAAACCACCCCAAACATCAGGTTCGGTTGAATGGGCAATTGTATGCTATGTTATTGGAAGAAAAATGCGTGGCAGCGGGTGTTCAGATCCGTTTTTATGAGACACCTACCCAGATTACTTTTCAAAAAAACAACTGGGTCGTCGAAACGGTCGGTAAAGGCACCATGACCCAGATAACCTGTAATCAGCTGATCGACTGCACCGGAAATGCGTATGCCACGTCCATTGCGGGGTTTGATGTGCTGCGAGAGTCGGTTACCCAGCCGGGTACGCTGATGTTTAAACTAGGAGGTTACGACTTTAATTCGCTGGATGTTAAGCTGATACAGGCTCGATATCAGGAAGCTATCCAGAAAGGAGAGTTAGTGAAAACTGATTTTCGTAACAATATAATTGGCTTGTTGCGAAGTGCCGGTGATAATATTCAGCATGTATTGGGTGCCGACTCCACAACCTCCGAAACCCATACCATTGCGAATATAAAAGGGCGGGCTTCCCTGCTTCAAACGCTGCGCTTTCTGCGAACCCTACCCGGTTGCGAAAAAACAAAACTAATTGATGTACAAAACGAAACGGCAGTTCGGGAAACCTACCGGATCGACGGTCATTATAAAATTACGCAGGCTGATTACGTGACCGGGAAAGTATTCGATGATTCGGTTTCCTATTCCTACTATCCAATCGATGTTCATGACGAAAATGGCGTCGTTCCCGATCATTTAGCCGAAGGAATTGTGCCAACAGTTCCACTTCGGGCTCTTGTTCCGAAAAACAGCCGGAATTTTCTGGTGGCGGGTCGGTGTGTTAGTAGTGACCGGCTGGCGAATTCGGCGCTTCGTGTACAGGCATCCTGTATGGGTATGGGACAGGCAGCCGGAGCCGCGGCTGTACTGGCCAATTTGCAGAACAAAACTCCGCTGGACGTTTCCATGAGTGACCTTCGAAAATTGCTGGAAGAACACGGCGGAATTGTACCTGGGAGTAGCTC
This window harbors:
- a CDS encoding RagB/SusD family nutrient uptake outer membrane protein, whose product is MKMSLINRPKQPLDGKRWGILGVFCLSLFSSCEQSLIEEPKSLVVESFFNTATEVETATNLIYSPLRSNNYAVYEATLECQSDYANGRGSWAPLHVFQGLDDANITRVSDLWRAFYLSIRNANLVIKNAPTGKSISKADVTKYVAEAKFMRAFNYFQLVRNWAGVPLRTESTMDAIDLKRNTADEVYNLIIADLTEAETNLPDNPAVAGRPTKWAAKTLLADVYLTLGKFAESRDKADEVIKSNKFSFVSTTTKTDFQTKVWGPDLVSTTEEIFYLKYARQVNQGNYMLWISNHPDTKLFNFGGAYVLYLDVTSAYYKAWNPNDLRKGLWDLINFGLGANTLVSSKFADQLAVSQSGAGNDDPVYGYSDVLLIYAEASSRAGNGPTAAGMEALNKVHRRAYGKAPAVASSIDFNLADYNAATFLDLVLTERSYEFQLGGKRWLDLKRTGKVKEAILAATGKTVADKHLLWPIPVSEMNYNKGLDPTKDQNPGY
- a CDS encoding FAD-dependent oxidoreductase — its product is MERRSALATLGAMSLGAASPTLATGEILKEPYKLTKQTLKADILVIGGGTAGVVAAIQAGRAGRKTILVENGSQLGGTTTTGGVAFPGIFFAWGKQIISGIGWEMVQEAVALNDDTLPNFSIPHGKNHPKHQVRLNGQLYAMLLEEKCVAAGVQIRFYETPTQITFQKNNWVVETVGKGTMTQITCNQLIDCTGNAYATSIAGFDVLRESVTQPGTLMFKLGGYDFNSLDVKLIQARYQEAIQKGELVKTDFRNNIIGLLRSAGDNIQHVLGADSTTSETHTIANIKGRASLLQTLRFLRTLPGCEKTKLIDVQNETAVRETYRIDGHYKITQADYVTGKVFDDSVSYSYYPIDVHDENGVVPDHLAEGIVPTVPLRALVPKNSRNFLVAGRCVSSDRLANSALRVQASCMGMGQAAGAAAVLANLQNKTPLDVSMSDLRKLLEEHGGIVPGSSSKG